A segment of the Acidobacteriota bacterium genome:
CCGAGCCGACGACGATCACGAGAACGCTGACCGCGGCGCTGTTGAGATTGCCCAGGGAGGCATAGATGATCAGCACGGCGCCCGCGGCCAAGCTTATGATGCGGTCGGTGCTGCCCATGACGGGATCGAGGTTCATGCGCGTAGGTCTCCGGAGGGGCTAGCGAGCGCCCTCATAC
Coding sequences within it:
- a CDS encoding YgaP-like transmembrane domain — translated: MNLDPVMGSTDRIISLAAGAVLIIYASLGNLNSAAVSVLVIVVGSALAIGGIGGT